A window from Malacoplasma iowae encodes these proteins:
- a CDS encoding RluA family pseudouridine synthase: MILFKIQQKYEETTLKKYLLNKYPTLTSSKAAKLIDQNKVRVNNKKSSFNYQLKIGDEIKCFFNLEPKKINYDFLNSKQSFQIVYEDKNIIIANKPKGLVCQEDANEKINTLNNQLRKYLYQKKEWIPEQNSTFIPNLCHRLDKYTNGLIIFAKNEESLKEINVLLKNNNIKKMYKCLVLGVLKNKKQTLVNYWMLDEQKKIARIDKENKYNKIMITKYEVLEEYDNFSLLNVEIVTGRKHQIRLHLSSINHPILGDTKYNKIENMGYKFPCLTSWKIEFNIPESSCLSYLNKKTFELKNVQFKK; this comes from the coding sequence ATGATATTATTTAAAATTCAACAAAAATATGAAGAGACTACTTTAAAAAAATATCTACTAAACAAATATCCTACTTTAACATCATCTAAAGCGGCAAAACTCATTGATCAAAACAAAGTTAGAGTGAATAATAAAAAATCAAGTTTTAATTATCAACTAAAAATTGGTGATGAGATAAAATGTTTTTTTAACCTTGAACCAAAAAAGATTAATTATGATTTTTTAAATTCTAAACAAAGTTTCCAAATAGTTTATGAAGATAAAAATATAATAATAGCCAACAAACCAAAAGGATTGGTATGTCAAGAAGATGCAAATGAAAAAATTAACACTTTAAATAATCAATTAAGAAAATATTTATATCAAAAAAAAGAATGAATTCCTGAACAAAATAGTACATTTATCCCTAACTTATGTCACCGTTTAGATAAATATACAAATGGATTAATAATTTTTGCAAAAAATGAAGAATCATTGAAAGAGATTAATGTTTTACTGAAAAATAACAACATAAAAAAGATGTATAAATGTTTAGTTTTAGGTGTTTTAAAAAATAAAAAGCAAACTTTAGTTAATTACTGAATGTTGGACGAACAAAAAAAGATAGCAAGAATTGATAAGGAAAATAAATACAACAAAATAATGATCACAAAATATGAGGTCTTAGAAGAATATGATAATTTTTCATTATTAAATGTTGAAATAGTAACTGGTAGAAAACATCAAATAAGATTACATTTATCAAGTATTAATCATCCAATACTTGGAGATACTAAATATAACAAGATAGAAAATATGGGCTATAAATTTCCTTGTTTAACTTCATGAAAAATTGAATTTAACATTCCAGAAAGTAGTTGTTTATCTTATTTAAACAAAAAAACCTTTGAATTGAAAAATGTTCAATTCAAAAAGTAA
- a CDS encoding lipoprotein 17-related variable surface protein, with amino-acid sequence MKKNKLIKKIFYSSLSLSVLSIGSLSAVSAFLNKDNANVQNNYNYSRTLNDDTVERRLNSNNNESTKNNQRLISFNRSGDNGTDFSDELAKQYKATDSSGTSYAILTTSQNGTDAGAKTTAKHDGITKYNLTGTDAGKADWLVKFSDLQALTNSGSASESTQAQTTSLNITSIKYSSGQFGTNGSLFVLGNDGSNSYLFRIVWGGTDKGKYELVAKTNDSKVYKYINITSQTSNSVVLFGDISSNNVDYATVSVGTAQNAKQETLTKKTIDLSATTSNLPKNLIIQDTLYYNGDNYLVVKQKKNGTSTGAKEANNGYSINKDDVLNSLVKINLSSSGDSISVPLSNVLPTKVTQEFIDKGLVGNDIKGLQVTTTLVNSNLTLITSFEGTKINKSNGFPYVISSVSLSNNYNLNTNLATNYNSNNNSFTIDQVSPMYSNSAIVGYIALDSLNRAYKLDNNFQPLELLYEFDSTGTGAGKTTKNKVFNINTYPSVADWYAQSDDSKIGDFFNNTLIGELGSGSSNYSEVLATFSFKTDSSVTGLAKYVKASDNGTIASTELTSFLNSTDAYKNYMNISSYDPRFGEPKISVSSSTITKINNDNNDSKNYKVELEFKQTIRKNSGNGSITDGEQVSLGKKSFTFINTDGQISQVATENIPYYLTNKYPSQITDDEISKYLIQTSNVSGLNFIKESDDTKGTLTVNITAPYMWKNGELKTNENMSLVFGGENNPIFLKNNLANYDLSVTKVDKSYWEGESMDSELKDRLQLQYSTLLPSEVKNENYLRDFLILGSDFSNASLVNSGEVSPPTVNDITVTPFDREGSALIRVTIPKIGTQQNVVYQFETPNIFKKDASANESVYYMFKTDEEVRTTRFNDNKFQRTTPTVFTSLLNGYIAANQPDKIIEWLGYFGYFSNYFSNLIYERYSSTGNSTDPVINITTNTNLPVGSMTLTIRLKDPIEGIGNVISKTFVAFQASGSIINQESTFSWGNIDALKSRTPSSITLNDLNSNGAFVEGGSTSSLEKEVQINPINTTGSLEVIVSYKNFVQKKININNGQQTNELEIVPVKTFRNVYTGFQIRGNPVDVIIWKSESELDAQYRNKTPSELLTQISTNSDVDKLKIFTKASDELETFLTDPNNADKISLNFSGNDVNGTISIVGILTIDGVQRSISTTISGFNTNNNNFPIVMTNKESSTLTTLKQTKLPSEVTDSDLTMFYTVQNGNSLQKVISKSFDDVEGTLTVKVELINSSGSVSSVVGTSQETYSGFRTNVPVYSGTNWTIVSLSIIIPAVIMMIPISYIIFIKNRIDVKKFSKKLDDRLSEETKKKKVKNVKSIKDLLDM; translated from the coding sequence ATGAAAAAAAACAAATTAATTAAAAAAATATTTTATTCATCACTTTCATTATCGGTTTTGTCAATCGGTAGTCTTTCTGCTGTTTCTGCTTTTTTAAATAAAGATAATGCAAATGTTCAAAATAACTACAACTATTCTAGAACATTGAATGATGATACTGTTGAAAGACGGCTAAATAGCAATAATAATGAGTCAACTAAAAACAACCAACGTTTAATTTCTTTCAATAGAAGTGGTGATAATGGAACAGATTTTTCTGATGAACTTGCTAAACAATATAAAGCAACAGATTCATCAGGAACTTCTTATGCTATATTAACAACTTCTCAAAATGGAACAGATGCTGGTGCAAAAACAACAGCAAAACATGATGGAATAACTAAATATAATTTAACTGGAACAGATGCTGGTAAAGCAGATTGATTAGTTAAATTTAGTGATTTACAAGCTCTTACTAATAGTGGTTCAGCATCTGAATCAACGCAAGCACAAACAACTAGTTTAAACATTACTTCTATAAAATATAGTTCTGGACAATTTGGTACAAATGGTTCATTGTTTGTTCTTGGTAATGATGGATCAAACAGTTATTTATTTAGAATTGTTTGAGGTGGTACTGATAAAGGTAAATATGAATTAGTTGCTAAAACTAATGATAGTAAAGTGTATAAATACATTAACATCACAAGTCAAACATCTAATTCAGTTGTTTTGTTTGGTGATATTAGTAGTAACAATGTTGATTATGCAACTGTTTCGGTTGGTACTGCACAAAATGCGAAACAAGAAACTTTAACTAAAAAAACTATAGATCTTTCTGCCACAACTTCTAATCTACCTAAAAATCTTATTATTCAAGACACTTTATATTACAATGGTGATAATTATTTAGTTGTTAAACAAAAAAAGAACGGAACTTCAACAGGTGCAAAAGAAGCTAATAATGGCTATTCTATAAATAAAGATGATGTATTAAACTCACTTGTTAAAATTAATTTATCATCTAGTGGTGATTCTATTAGTGTTCCATTAAGTAATGTATTACCAACAAAAGTTACTCAAGAATTTATAGATAAAGGTCTTGTTGGGAACGATATTAAAGGATTGCAAGTTACAACAACATTAGTTAACAGCAATTTAACATTAATAACATCATTTGAAGGGACAAAAATAAATAAAAGTAATGGTTTCCCATATGTTATTTCTAGTGTTTCTTTATCAAATAATTATAATCTCAACACTAATTTAGCAACTAATTATAATTCAAATAACAATTCATTTACAATTGATCAAGTTTCACCTATGTATTCTAATAGTGCAATTGTTGGTTATATTGCATTAGATAGTTTAAATAGAGCTTATAAGCTTGATAATAATTTTCAACCATTAGAATTATTATATGAATTTGATAGCACTGGTACTGGTGCAGGGAAAACAACAAAAAATAAAGTATTTAACATAAATACATACCCTAGTGTTGCAGATTGATATGCTCAATCAGATGATTCAAAAATTGGTGATTTCTTTAATAACACATTAATTGGTGAGTTAGGTAGCGGATCATCAAACTATTCTGAAGTACTAGCTACTTTTTCATTTAAAACAGATAGTTCAGTAACTGGTCTTGCGAAGTATGTTAAGGCAAGTGATAATGGTACTATTGCATCAACTGAATTAACTTCATTTTTAAATTCAACTGATGCATATAAAAACTATATGAATATTAGTTCTTATGACCCAAGATTTGGCGAACCAAAAATTTCAGTTTCATCATCAACTATCACTAAAATTAATAATGATAATAATGATTCTAAAAATTATAAAGTTGAATTAGAATTTAAACAAACAATTAGAAAAAATAGTGGTAATGGTTCTATTACAGATGGTGAACAAGTATCATTAGGTAAAAAAAGTTTTACTTTTATAAATACTGATGGCCAAATTTCACAAGTAGCAACTGAAAATATTCCATATTATTTAACTAATAAATATCCATCTCAAATCACAGATGATGAAATAAGTAAATATCTAATTCAAACATCAAATGTTTCAGGATTAAATTTCATTAAAGAAAGTGATGATACAAAAGGAACTTTAACTGTAAATATTACTGCACCATATATGTGAAAAAATGGGGAACTAAAAACAAACGAAAATATGTCCCTTGTTTTTGGTGGTGAAAACAATCCTATTTTCTTAAAAAATAATTTAGCTAATTATGATTTAAGCGTAACTAAAGTAGACAAATCATATTGAGAAGGTGAGTCTATGGATAGTGAATTAAAAGATAGACTTCAATTACAATATTCAACTCTTCTTCCATCTGAAGTTAAAAATGAAAATTATCTAAGAGATTTTTTAATATTAGGATCAGATTTTTCTAATGCCTCATTGGTAAATTCAGGTGAAGTTTCACCACCAACAGTAAATGATATTACTGTAACTCCGTTTGATAGAGAAGGTAGTGCGTTAATTAGAGTTACTATTCCAAAAATTGGAACACAGCAAAATGTTGTTTATCAATTTGAAACTCCTAACATATTTAAGAAAGATGCATCTGCAAATGAATCAGTTTACTACATGTTCAAAACAGATGAAGAAGTTAGAACTACAAGATTTAATGATAATAAATTCCAAAGAACAACGCCAACAGTTTTCACTAGTTTATTAAATGGATATATAGCAGCTAACCAACCAGATAAAATTATTGAATGATTAGGTTATTTTGGTTACTTTAGTAATTATTTTTCAAATTTAATTTATGAAAGATATAGTTCAACTGGAAATTCAACAGATCCTGTAATTAATATAACAACTAACACTAATTTACCAGTTGGTTCAATGACTCTTACTATAAGATTAAAAGATCCAATTGAAGGAATAGGAAATGTAATTTCAAAAACATTTGTTGCTTTCCAAGCTAGTGGTAGCATTATTAACCAAGAATCAACTTTTAGTTGAGGAAATATAGATGCTCTAAAATCTAGAACTCCAAGTTCTATTACTTTAAATGACCTTAATTCAAATGGTGCTTTTGTAGAAGGTGGTTCTACATCATCACTTGAAAAAGAAGTTCAAATAAATCCTATAAATACAACAGGTTCACTTGAAGTTATTGTTTCTTATAAAAATTTTGTTCAGAAAAAAATTAATATAAATAATGGCCAACAAACAAATGAATTAGAAATTGTTCCTGTAAAAACATTTAGAAATGTGTATACTGGATTCCAAATTAGAGGAAACCCAGTTGATGTAATTATTTGAAAATCAGAATCTGAGTTAGATGCTCAATATAGAAACAAAACACCTAGTGAATTATTAACACAAATATCAACAAATTCAGATGTAGATAAATTAAAAATATTTACTAAGGCTTCTGATGAGTTAGAAACATTCTTAACTGATCCAAATAATGCTGACAAAATTAGTTTAAATTTTTCAGGAAATGATGTTAATGGAACTATTTCTATAGTTGGTATTTTAACTATTGATGGAGTTCAAAGATCAATTAGTACAACTATTAGTGGTTTCAACACAAACAATAACAATTTCCCGATTGTTATGACAAATAAAGAAAGTTCAACATTAACAACACTTAAACAAACTAAACTACCATCTGAAGTTACTGATAGTGATTTAACTATGTTCTATACAGTTCAAAATGGTAATAGTTTACAAAAAGTTATTTCAAAATCATTTGATGATGTTGAAGGTACATTAACAGTAAAAGTTGAATTAATAAATTCTAGTGGATCAGTGAGTAGTGTGGTAGGTACTAGTCAAGAAACATATAGTGGATTTAGAACTAATGTACCAGTATATTCAGGTACTAATTGAACAATAGTTTCTTTATCTATAATTATTCCTGCTGTAATTATGATGATTCCAATTAGCTATATTATATTTATTAAAAATAGAATTGATGTTAAAAAATTCAGCAAGAAACTTGATGATAGACTTTCTGAAGAAACTAAAAAGAAAAAAGTTAAAAACGTGAAATCAATTAAAGACTTACTTGACATGTAA
- a CDS encoding alkaline phosphatase family protein, with amino-acid sequence MKKNTLIFLSVEGLGLNKQWKGNYFKLANKPNINHLISGIYHWAILSNDSKKSKIDVNKKFNAVSADIDKNFYQMLYGNPDILTANERLKKLIENKELHKLDVFESLRNHSLKHNSKCVHMFFLLSDNKYHCDIDNVKYISNILIKNGLYPIFHLISDGKDDKQFSFSKHLESISSFCLKRNIPIATIAGRDNVFIKLGQSFEYTKHVEDYFYTICGIGTNDFNNPKDYADLNLYNKTYDQKIIPAYNSSLNKFFIEKNDMLLFLDSDQDNFSPLLKLIKQEKRLDNVLITSLCDIYGSEVDATILKDDFSKDSLITSMASKENLKSLVLSLNHKRGFVNKFYGSQNDPNTIRKAISTDFANSDADYIFGANKFLIDKTISSIGKYDFIIVHVPTIAEAAHTSDMKLLKFAIENFDKNLGRLINYAKFTGNIITFVSPYGAAEKMLNKRLHILPYNKTSVVPFIFTNGYLSSKKLTSDFFGLYSTLLVTLGLENLDEKTYFRSLITKNFSKNEIQKNLEDHYNVWKDNLATPLIEQFEENNLSLYNDLNKSEEYINQKRQYIVLKEIIKAHDKYFSTPESRKKLFDVLLEYIKYNDIDFVGFKYNYNRAIMTLFDDEIKLSKMTKLSNRFFDSFLWRTQIKRNSNWVNKVKDELTPIISRKMPKMSIKKINKILDEEILPYSFFTRLFKSEVDILNTNDAFKIAEFYDNVEADVDDVYNKYFGPKVPGEDEEVPPDSPFNESDFKKVIAYYEIFKETLYIVKESKNELEQANRKYAEMKSQIDVSYDDLFDAEPFKLNPLTRKIVNNYSRWFRSIKMIIQDKKREIKKNISKYDLKYNKRYQNAIDGIAYEGEFLEGINFDKQEQLNLQMIEKVKYDGFLDYPTIDIQEEEEYTKVTNLGEEEVVLDDGTVLVIPDVSGSISTKGEYDLTTLWNEKRIEEFKDRKNFMEFVGNDAADAVKVNKKIRAAEQKLEKYTELNSLWTKKEKQSVNSN; translated from the coding sequence ATGAAAAAAAATACACTAATATTTTTAAGTGTAGAAGGTTTGGGATTAAATAAGCAATGAAAAGGAAACTACTTTAAATTAGCTAATAAACCAAATATTAACCATTTGATATCTGGTATTTATCATTGAGCTATTTTAAGCAACGATTCTAAAAAAAGTAAAATTGATGTGAATAAAAAGTTCAATGCAGTAAGTGCTGATATTGATAAAAATTTCTACCAAATGCTTTATGGTAATCCCGATATTTTAACAGCAAACGAAAGGTTAAAAAAATTAATCGAAAACAAAGAACTACACAAACTAGATGTTTTTGAATCTTTAAGAAACCATTCATTAAAACATAATTCTAAATGTGTACACATGTTCTTTTTACTATCAGATAATAAATATCATTGTGATATAGATAATGTAAAATACATTTCTAATATTTTAATTAAAAATGGTTTATATCCTATATTCCACTTAATATCTGATGGTAAAGATGACAAACAATTCTCTTTTAGTAAACATTTAGAATCGATTAGTAGTTTCTGTTTGAAAAGAAATATTCCAATTGCAACAATTGCAGGTAGAGATAATGTTTTTATTAAATTAGGTCAAAGTTTTGAATACACAAAACATGTTGAAGATTATTTCTACACTATTTGTGGTATTGGAACAAATGATTTTAATAACCCTAAAGATTATGCTGATTTAAATTTATATAATAAAACATATGATCAAAAAATAATCCCAGCTTACAATAGTAGTTTAAACAAATTCTTTATAGAAAAAAATGACATGCTTTTATTCTTGGATTCAGATCAAGATAACTTTTCTCCTCTATTAAAATTGATAAAACAAGAAAAAAGACTTGACAATGTATTAATTACTTCTTTATGTGATATTTATGGTTCTGAAGTAGATGCAACTATTTTAAAAGATGATTTTTCAAAAGATAGTTTAATTACTTCAATGGCTTCTAAAGAAAATTTAAAATCTCTAGTTTTGAGCTTAAACCATAAAAGAGGTTTTGTTAATAAATTTTATGGATCTCAAAATGATCCAAATACTATAAGAAAAGCTATATCTACAGATTTTGCAAATAGTGATGCTGATTATATTTTTGGAGCAAATAAGTTTTTAATTGATAAAACAATAAGTTCTATTGGTAAATATGATTTTATTATTGTTCATGTTCCAACAATTGCAGAAGCAGCACATACAAGTGATATGAAATTGTTGAAATTTGCAATTGAAAATTTTGATAAAAACTTGGGTAGATTAATTAATTATGCAAAATTTACTGGTAATATAATTACTTTTGTATCACCATATGGTGCTGCAGAAAAAATGCTTAATAAAAGGTTACATATTCTTCCTTATAACAAAACATCAGTTGTACCATTTATATTTACAAATGGATATTTATCTTCAAAGAAACTAACTAGTGACTTTTTTGGATTGTATTCAACATTATTAGTTACTTTAGGTTTAGAAAATTTAGATGAGAAAACATACTTTAGATCTTTAATTACTAAAAACTTTAGTAAGAATGAAATTCAAAAGAATTTAGAAGATCATTATAATGTATGAAAAGATAATTTAGCTACACCTTTAATTGAGCAATTTGAAGAAAACAACCTATCTTTATATAATGACCTTAATAAAAGTGAAGAATATATTAACCAAAAACGTCAATACATAGTTTTAAAAGAAATTATTAAAGCACATGATAAATATTTTTCTACTCCAGAATCTAGAAAGAAATTATTTGATGTTTTATTAGAATACATTAAATATAATGATATTGATTTTGTTGGTTTTAAATATAACTACAACAGAGCAATAATGACATTATTTGATGATGAAATTAAACTATCAAAAATGACAAAACTTTCAAATAGATTTTTTGATAGTTTCTTATGAAGAACTCAAATAAAAAGAAACTCTAATTGAGTTAATAAAGTTAAAGATGAATTAACTCCTATCATTTCTAGAAAAATGCCAAAAATGAGCATTAAGAAAATTAATAAAATTCTAGATGAAGAAATACTACCTTATTCTTTCTTTACTAGATTATTTAAATCAGAAGTTGATATTTTAAACACAAATGATGCTTTTAAAATTGCAGAATTTTATGACAATGTTGAAGCTGATGTAGATGATGTATATAACAAGTACTTTGGTCCTAAAGTACCTGGAGAAGATGAAGAAGTTCCACCTGATAGTCCTTTTAATGAATCTGATTTTAAAAAAGTTATAGCTTATTATGAAATTTTTAAAGAAACTTTATATATAGTTAAAGAATCTAAAAATGAATTAGAGCAAGCGAATAGAAAATATGCAGAAATGAAATCTCAAATAGATGTATCTTATGATGATTTATTTGATGCAGAACCTTTCAAATTGAATCCATTAACTAGAAAAATTGTGAATAACTATTCAAGATGATTTAGATCTATTAAAATGATTATTCAAGATAAGAAAAGAGAAATTAAAAAGAATATTTCTAAATATGATCTTAAATATAACAAACGTTATCAAAATGCAATAGATGGAATTGCTTATGAAGGTGAATTCTTAGAAGGAATTAACTTTGATAAACAAGAACAACTAAATCTTCAAATGATTGAAAAAGTTAAATATGATGGTTTTTTAGATTATCCAACTATTGATATTCAAGAGGAAGAAGAATATACAAAAGTAACTAATCTTGGTGAAGAAGAAGTTGTTTTAGATGATGGTACAGTGTTAGTAATTCCAGATGTTTCTGGTTCTATTAGCACTAAAGGTGAATATGACTTAACTACTTTATGAAATGAAAAAAGAATTGAAGAATTTAAAGACAGAAAAAATTTCATGGAGTTTGTTGGTAACGATGCAGCAGATGCTGTTAAGGTAAATAAAAAAATTAGAGCAGCAGAACAAAAACTTGAAAAATACACTGAACTTAACTCTTTATGAACTAAAAAAGAGAAACAATCAGTAAATAGTAATTAA
- a CDS encoding triose-phosphate isomerase, whose protein sequence is MDRRKKLIANWKLNADYVSMKKFFDNVSSNEDVDLVVVPSLLGILPAMNLSRNKQINVAAQNCGIVTVGNHTGDTSWIELKDYNIRNIMVGHPEVCKAFGESDILINKKVKTFLENEINVILVLSEDRTDLLKDSTKESLKLKLKKYLSGIDPTLFANHLTIVYKPTFIGEVGVRATPEFVVGAITTIRNFIREEYSFYIGNNIPILFGGEFLSEDFEEIVNSNHVDGVMIDNEKSTSPKYISILMKYLYKASTETYQKFYENNLIIDEPLEIEGQRQQINISPFEDYEIDSDIYFKDIDISEEEI, encoded by the coding sequence ATGGATAGAAGAAAAAAACTTATAGCTAACTGAAAACTTAATGCAGACTATGTATCTATGAAGAAATTCTTTGACAACGTTTCTTCAAATGAAGATGTAGATTTAGTTGTTGTTCCTTCATTACTTGGTATTTTGCCTGCTATGAATTTAAGTAGAAATAAACAAATTAATGTTGCTGCTCAAAATTGTGGAATTGTAACAGTTGGTAACCACACAGGTGATACATCTTGAATTGAATTAAAAGATTACAACATAAGAAACATTATGGTTGGACACCCAGAAGTTTGTAAAGCTTTTGGTGAAAGTGATATTTTAATTAATAAAAAAGTTAAAACTTTTTTAGAAAATGAAATCAATGTTATTTTAGTTTTAAGTGAAGATAGAACTGATCTTTTAAAAGATTCAACTAAAGAATCATTAAAACTAAAACTTAAAAAATATTTAAGTGGTATAGATCCAACATTATTTGCAAATCATTTAACTATTGTATATAAACCTACATTTATTGGTGAAGTTGGGGTTCGTGCTACACCTGAATTTGTTGTAGGTGCAATCACTACTATAAGAAACTTTATTAGAGAAGAATATAGTTTCTATATCGGTAATAATATTCCTATATTATTTGGTGGTGAATTTTTAAGTGAAGACTTTGAAGAAATAGTAAATTCAAACCATGTTGATGGTGTAATGATAGATAATGAAAAATCTACATCACCAAAATATATTTCAATTCTAATGAAATATTTATATAAAGCTTCAACAGAAACTTATCAAAAATTCTATGAGAACAATTTGATTATTGATGAACCATTAGAAATTGAAGGACAAAGACAACAAATCAATATCTCTCCATTTGAAGATTATGAAATTGATAGTGATATTTACTTCAAAGATATTGATATTAGTGAAGAAGAAATTTAG